From the genome of Carassius gibelio isolate Cgi1373 ecotype wild population from Czech Republic chromosome A16, carGib1.2-hapl.c, whole genome shotgun sequence, one region includes:
- the LOC128030572 gene encoding leukocyte receptor cluster member 1 homolog, whose protein sequence is MNILPKKSWHVRNKDNIARVRRDEAQAAEEQREIQRRVERAEQEARTEYLRKKSQAALQQTGKGTEDGETAEASRGAREIEHLNLFPLEDSSEKKGNAEYLKEKKEEKEKQERAIGLLVSLGPAPGTEATPWYMKCGKEQEEDKEKKEKGNNKPRTITEEEKEKKDRKLKDSLDPLKEMKKSLAVKHGKERKHKNKEKKYRGEKRSGESSVERLRAERLQREAEEKKRTQALLDQRSGGGKEKEQEREMGDRDRPYNSAYFPELARKRQRRDRDQYGFY, encoded by the exons ATGAACATTTTGCCCAAAAAGAGCTGGCATGTGCGCAATAAGGACAACATTGCGCGCGTGCGCCGCGACGAGGCTCAAGCAGCAGAGGAACAACGCGAGATTCAGCGGCGAGTGGAACGCGCAGAGCAagag GCTCGAACCGAATATTTGAGAAAGAAATCTCAAGCAGCCCTTCAGCAGACAGGGAAAGGAACAGAGGATGGAGAGACGGCAGAGGCAAGCCGAGGAGCCCGAGAGATAGAACACCTAAATCTGTTTCCTCTAGAGGACTCCTCTGAAAAGAAAGGAAATGCAGAATACCTCAAAGAGAAGAAGGAAGAGAAG GAGAAGCAGGAACGTGCTATTGGTCTTTTAGTGTCTCTAGGTCCAGCTCCTGGAACAGAAGCAACTCCCTGGTACATGAAATGTGGAAAAGAACAAGAAGAagataaagaaaagaaagagaaaggcaACAACAAGCCAAGAAccataactgaagaggagaaagaaaagaaagacaggaAGCTAAAAGACAGTTTGGATCCTCTTAAAGAAATGAAGAAATCACTGGCAGTGAAGCACGGGAAGGAGAGAAAGCATAAGAACAAGGAGAAGAAAtacagaggagagaagaggagtggAGAGAG TTCAGTTGAGAGATTACGGGCTGAACGACTGCAGAGAGAAGCGGAGGAGAAGAAAAGGACACAGGCTTTACTGGATCAGAGGAGCGGAGGCGGGAAAGAAAAAGAGCAAGAGCGAGAGATGGGGGATAGAGACAGACCATACAACAGTGCTTACTTTCCTGAATTGGCACGGAAAAGGCAAAGGAGAGATCGAGATCAGTATGGCTTTTATTAG